A region from the Candidatus Kryptoniota bacterium genome encodes:
- a CDS encoding FG-GAP-like repeat-containing protein, with the protein MVVKFGVYLSRTLQALVLVLFLGHVAIAQAPTFASFSPKSGPIGTNVTISGTNFNSTASNNVVYVGAVRAIVTSASSTSLSISVPAGATYGPISVTNLATNLTADANLPFDVTFENTDSIDAFSFLPTLDLPTRKTPAVVNISDLDGDGRPDLLLVSNSSGVISFYPNTTWSGNTSFAVEIDSSTGTLPEGLAVADLDGDGKPDVAVVNNLSRTISVYRNTSVSGTISFAARLDFPIAINPSRIAIGDIDGDGKPDLVVTTGPPDSLMVYRNTSSAGNITFAPAVSFPTGSQPASIAISDLDGDGKPDLAVANGGSKAVSIYRNMSTPGSISFAAKWDLSTESNLIDLVVADMDGDGRPDIAVPNMNTNTVSVFRNTSTVGNISFSSSGDLVAGSQPLLLGVGDLDGDGRADLVAVNSGDRTMLVYRNTSSAGNISFTTGVSYSIGGNPSSIALGDLSGDGKPEITITNSTDSLVVVYKNAVSSLPTPILIEPVNGLTGTATNLKFAWAASFGATTYRLQVSADSTFMVNDYDSSGITTASETVKGLSSLTKYYWRVEASNVGGTSYWSSVWSFATGILTISSFSPTSGPIGATVVISGSNFDPTANNDIVCFGAVRATVNSATPTSLGVTVPIGATYQPISVTVNGLTAYTTAPFGVTFPGSQVIDTTSFASAIGFTTGSPSEIISICDLDGDGKPDIVVTHHTSSNTISVYRNISTPGNISFAPKLDFSTGSDPRGLAIRDVDGDGKPDLVITNYASNTVSVFRNTSIPGSISFAPRVDFTTASVPIGVAVEDLDGDGKPELVVTNVASDSVSVFRNTSISGNISFAPRVDFTTGSEPSWVTINDVDGDGKPDLILTNNLSNTVSVFRNTSIPGSISFAPKVDFTTGTYPNGVAVCDVDGDGKPDLVVTNWSSNTVSIFRNTSSPGTVTFSPKVDFTTGSDPTGIAINDLNGDGKPDLAVTSNLSNTVSVFKNTSVSGSITTNLFAPRVDFATGTYPVWVDICDVDGDGKPDLIVTDWQSSSFSVFRNAISGSLSAPTLAIPANGSTGVSINPTLTWNASTGATAYRLQVSTDSTFATTTCDVSGLDTTSKSISGLAHQTKYYWRVNADSATVTSGWSATWSFTTTEYVTWTQINNGLTSGQTRLVFSFAIDSSGYIFAGTDSGGVYISTDNGTSWVQKNNGLQALGYISSFALNSSGDIFAGVYYGGIYLSTNRGASWTQVSNGVSNGGAYSLAINSSGYIFAGTYGAGVYLSTNNGTSWTQINNGLTDGYVGSLAINSAGYIFAGTVSGAFLSTNNGTSWTQVSNGLGSTNRVFSLAINSAGYIFAGTTQLGVYLSTNNGTSWTQVSNGLPSSNIFSLAVSSSGNIFAGTNGGGVYLSTNNGMSWTQVNNGLTNSVVQSLAINYLGYIFAGTNGSGIYRADISSTTPPPAPALSSPPNGSIGTSTNLTLSWAASVGVLSYGLQISTDSTFATMKYDTSNLTITSMILSSLSFSTKYYWRVNVTDSAGTSAWSKIWSFTTAAAQQPPSVPVLVSPVNGQTGVSTNPTFTWNAPLVATSHTVRVPERAALREAGRFFKVDQTELSYRLQVSLDSAFDASVFADTTVVDTFVVVNGLSPQTNYFWRLNATDSAGTSGWSDVWSFTTATQTFWTQINDGLTNNDVSSLAINSSGYIFAGTYGGGICLSTNNGTKWTPTAFQSGNFSSLAVNSAGYIFSGTVGQGMYLSTDNGASWTEEITGWIGRLEVSSIAINPSGYIFAGSYGSGVHLSSDGGASWTQINTGLTNSNVWALAINSSGYIFAGTIYGNPNGIYLSTNSGSNWTEVNNGLTSKNVLSLAINPSGYIFAGTDSGGVYLSKSNGASWTQIVNGLAYGSVWSLAISSNGYIFAGTDRGRVYLSTNNGASWTRVKSGLTKSVVQSITINSSGDVFVGTDESGIYRASISSLLTLIRPAPTLVSPTDGSTGVSTHPILKWNVSGGSTSYELQVSKDSLFASTDFDRSNLTATSQEVTGLFQGTTYYWHVQASDSNGSSGWSKMAIFTTFSYPASIQVSTKYNPPTTMDSSSYQIIGLPGITDIPIGNLMSGKEGPDWKAYYNNGANQNYYVEYNGTSAFNFEPGRAFWILSRNSFSVSQNASTVLIDTADSHPISIHSGWNLISDPFEKSVSWSSVQAMNGTSQPIYAFSNGSYSQPDTMEPYQGYYFYNDTAGSQLRIPYVYSSSVAAASKPADPKGQSVTLAICESNKSQTSITVGVRSSTAFDDANMFAPPGEFQRARICVVDSTIPAGWKELVRDYRDTIGAGQQFDFYVTNKTGKSLNLMPKIGLGLSQYEVYLIDKDLLRSYNLKDSEQISIPAYNKLKNYSILIGGKLFIDAKLAAFLPKGFMLYQNYPNPFNPVTVIRFEVPKAEHVLLTIYDVLGRKVETLVDGNISPGYYEFPFDGTRLSTGVYFYRLSAGSFKQVKKMLLLK; encoded by the coding sequence ATGGTTGTAAAATTCGGAGTTTACTTATCGCGAACTCTTCAGGCGCTCGTCCTCGTCTTGTTTCTTGGACACGTTGCAATCGCTCAAGCACCAACGTTTGCATCGTTCTCGCCAAAATCAGGACCGATCGGTACAAACGTAACGATTTCTGGGACAAACTTTAACTCAACTGCAAGCAACAACGTTGTCTATGTCGGCGCAGTTCGTGCAATTGTTACCAGCGCAAGCTCAACTTCGTTGTCGATAAGCGTGCCCGCAGGAGCAACTTACGGTCCAATTTCAGTTACAAACCTGGCTACAAATCTAACTGCCGACGCCAATTTGCCATTCGACGTTACGTTTGAAAATACTGATTCAATTGATGCTTTCAGCTTTTTGCCTACACTCGACTTGCCCACGCGAAAGACGCCCGCCGTTGTGAACATCTCAGACTTGGACGGGGACGGTAGGCCCGATCTTCTTTTGGTGAGTAATTCAAGTGGAGTTATCTCATTTTACCCTAACACCACATGGAGCGGCAACACGTCTTTTGCAGTGGAGATAGATTCATCTACTGGTACACTGCCAGAAGGGCTTGCTGTGGCAGATTTAGATGGGGACGGCAAACCCGATGTCGCGGTTGTGAATAATTTAAGTAGAACTATCTCCGTCTACCGAAACACCAGTGTAAGTGGTACTATCTCTTTTGCTGCAAGGCTGGATTTCCCGATCGCTATAAATCCATCTCGTATCGCAATTGGAGACATCGACGGAGACGGGAAACCCGACCTTGTTGTTACAACCGGTCCTCCGGATTCCCTTATGGTATATCGTAATACGAGTTCTGCCGGGAACATTACGTTTGCACCAGCAGTGTCATTTCCTACTGGAAGCCAACCAGCATCGATCGCTATTAGTGATCTTGATGGAGACGGAAAACCTGACCTTGCAGTAGCAAATGGCGGCAGTAAAGCGGTGTCGATCTATAGAAACATGAGCACACCCGGTAGCATTTCATTCGCAGCTAAATGGGACCTGTCTACCGAGAGCAATTTGATAGATCTTGTAGTGGCCGATATGGACGGAGACGGTAGGCCAGATATTGCAGTGCCAAACATGAATACCAATACGGTGTCTGTGTTTAGGAACACAAGCACTGTAGGAAACATCTCGTTTTCATCAAGCGGCGATCTTGTTGCAGGCTCGCAACCACTCCTGCTTGGAGTTGGCGATTTAGATGGTGACGGTCGGGCTGATCTTGTTGCCGTCAACAGCGGTGACAGGACGATGTTGGTTTATCGGAACACTTCCTCAGCGGGAAACATTTCATTCACAACAGGTGTGAGCTATTCAATCGGGGGCAACCCCAGCTCAATAGCCTTGGGCGATTTGAGCGGTGATGGGAAGCCTGAAATTACAATAACAAATTCTACCGACAGTCTTGTCGTCGTATACAAGAACGCGGTCTCATCGCTGCCTACGCCGATCCTTATCGAACCTGTCAATGGTTTGACAGGTACAGCAACAAATCTGAAGTTTGCATGGGCTGCTTCTTTTGGAGCGACAACCTACAGGTTACAGGTATCGGCAGATTCTACGTTCATGGTCAATGATTACGATTCAAGTGGAATCACGACAGCCTCTGAGACTGTAAAGGGATTATCGTCTCTGACTAAGTATTATTGGAGGGTGGAGGCATCCAACGTTGGGGGAACAAGCTATTGGTCGAGTGTTTGGAGTTTTGCTACAGGTATTCTGACAATTTCTTCGTTTTCTCCGACATCAGGGCCCATAGGGGCAACCGTAGTTATTTCAGGTTCAAATTTTGATCCAACGGCAAACAATGACATAGTCTGTTTTGGTGCGGTGAGGGCAACGGTTAACTCCGCAACGCCAACCTCACTAGGAGTGACAGTTCCAATCGGAGCGACGTACCAACCAATTTCTGTGACGGTAAACGGCTTAACGGCATATACGACCGCTCCCTTTGGTGTCACTTTTCCTGGTTCACAAGTCATCGATACGACATCCTTCGCATCGGCCATCGGTTTCACGACGGGATCACCCTCAGAGATCATTTCAATCTGTGATTTGGATGGAGATGGCAAACCCGACATTGTGGTTACGCACCACACTAGCAGCAATACGATCTCAGTATATCGAAACATAAGCACACCAGGAAACATTTCATTTGCTCCTAAACTTGATTTCTCAACAGGTTCGGATCCACGTGGCCTTGCCATCCGAGACGTTGATGGAGACGGGAAGCCTGATCTTGTTATAACAAATTATGCGAGCAACACAGTATCGGTATTCAGGAACACAAGCATTCCTGGAAGCATTTCATTTGCTCCTAGAGTTGACTTCACTACCGCTTCGGTTCCTATTGGGGTTGCAGTGGAAGACTTGGACGGAGATGGCAAACCCGAGCTAGTTGTTACAAACGTTGCAAGCGATTCAGTATCGGTATTCAGGAACACAAGCATTTCCGGTAACATTTCATTTGCCCCTAGAGTTGACTTCACGACAGGATCGGAGCCATCATGGGTTACCATAAATGATGTAGATGGAGACGGCAAGCCAGACTTAATTCTTACAAACAATCTCAGCAATACTGTCTCGGTATTTAGGAACACGAGCATTCCTGGAAGCATTTCATTTGCGCCTAAAGTTGACTTCACAACCGGGACGTATCCAAACGGTGTTGCTGTATGCGACGTGGATGGAGATGGTAAGCCGGACTTGGTTGTTACAAACTGGAGCAGCAATACAGTATCTATATTCAGGAACACAAGCAGCCCCGGCACAGTGACCTTTTCGCCAAAGGTTGACTTCACGACGGGCTCGGACCCGACAGGCATTGCAATAAACGATCTGAATGGAGATGGCAAACCTGATCTCGCTGTTACAAGCAATCTTAGCAATACTGTCTCCGTTTTCAAGAATACAAGCGTTTCCGGTTCTATTACTACAAACTTATTTGCTCCCAGGGTTGACTTCGCTACGGGGACATATCCCGTCTGGGTTGACATCTGCGACGTGGATGGCGACGGCAAGCCCGACCTCATTGTTACTGACTGGCAGAGCAGCAGTTTTTCGGTCTTCAGGAATGCGATTTCAGGTTCACTTTCCGCACCTACGCTTGCAATCCCGGCCAATGGTTCGACAGGAGTTTCGATCAATCCCACGCTTACCTGGAATGCTTCGACTGGAGCAACGGCTTACAGATTACAGGTTTCAACCGATTCGACATTCGCCACGACAACTTGTGACGTGAGCGGATTGGATACCACATCAAAAAGTATCAGCGGGTTGGCACATCAGACGAAGTATTACTGGCGGGTGAATGCTGACTCCGCAACAGTAACGAGCGGATGGTCAGCGACATGGAGTTTTACGACCACAGAGTACGTCACTTGGACTCAAATAAATAATGGTTTAACGAGTGGTCAGACACGATTAGTCTTTTCATTTGCGATTGATTCCTCGGGGTACATCTTTGCTGGTACTGACAGTGGAGGAGTGTACATTTCAACTGACAATGGAACGAGTTGGGTACAAAAAAATAACGGTTTGCAGGCGCTTGGATATATCTCCTCGTTCGCCCTCAACTCTTCCGGCGATATTTTTGCCGGAGTGTACTATGGAGGAATATATCTTTCCACAAACCGCGGGGCAAGTTGGACGCAAGTAAGTAATGGAGTGAGTAACGGCGGTGCTTATTCATTGGCTATAAATTCCTCCGGATACATTTTTGCCGGGACGTATGGTGCAGGTGTATATCTTTCGACGAACAACGGGACAAGCTGGACGCAAATAAATAATGGATTGACGGATGGATATGTTGGGTCATTGGCCATAAATTCGGCCGGTTATATTTTTGCTGGAACGGTCAGTGGAGCATTTCTTTCAACAAATAACGGAACGAGTTGGACACAAGTAAGTAATGGCTTGGGGAGCACCAACAGGGTTTTTTCATTGGCCATAAATTCGGCCGGCTACATTTTTGCCGGAACGACACAGCTAGGCGTATATCTTTCGACGAACAACGGGACGAGTTGGACACAGGTAAGTAATGGCTTGCCGAGTAGTAATATCTTCTCATTGGCCGTAAGTTCCTCCGGCAACATCTTTGCCGGAACGAATGGTGGAGGTGTATACCTTTCGACGAACAATGGGATGAGTTGGACCCAGGTAAATAATGGATTGACGAATAGCGTTGTTCAGTCATTAGCCATTAATTACTTGGGCTATATCTTCGCCGGAACGAATGGTAGCGGGATTTATCGTGCGGATATCTCGTCTACTACGCCGCCGCCAGCGCCAGCCCTTTCGAGTCCACCTAACGGTTCAATCGGAACTTCGACCAATCTGACTTTGTCATGGGCTGCCTCTGTTGGAGTATTGAGTTATGGGCTTCAGATATCAACAGATTCTACTTTTGCCACGATGAAGTATGACACGAGCAACTTGACGATTACTTCCATGATATTGAGCAGCTTGTCGTTTTCAACAAAATATTACTGGCGAGTGAATGTAACTGACTCGGCAGGAACCAGCGCATGGTCGAAGATCTGGAGCTTCACGACTGCTGCCGCCCAACAACCTCCCTCGGTGCCTGTTCTAGTCAGCCCTGTGAACGGTCAAACAGGTGTTTCAACCAATCCTACATTTACGTGGAATGCTCCTTTGGTTGCTACGAGCCACACAGTGAGGGTTCCTGAGCGAGCAGCTTTAAGAGAGGCAGGAAGGTTCTTCAAAGTCGACCAGACGGAGCTCTCTTACAGGTTACAAGTCTCGTTGGACTCGGCATTCGATGCAAGTGTATTTGCTGACACCACGGTTGTAGATACTTTTGTCGTTGTCAATGGCTTGTCACCACAGACGAATTACTTTTGGCGATTGAATGCGACTGACTCCGCGGGGACGAGCGGATGGTCAGATGTGTGGAGCTTCACAACTGCGACTCAGACCTTTTGGACACAAATAAATGATGGCTTGACGAACAATGATGTTTCATCATTAGCCATCAACTCTTCTGGCTACATTTTCGCTGGAACTTATGGTGGTGGTATATGTCTTTCAACAAACAACGGGACAAAGTGGACGCCGACCGCATTTCAAAGTGGTAATTTTTCATCGCTGGCCGTCAATTCCGCTGGCTATATTTTTTCTGGAACAGTCGGTCAAGGCATGTATCTTTCAACAGACAATGGTGCAAGTTGGACGGAGGAGATAACCGGTTGGATTGGCCGCCTTGAAGTTTCGTCAATAGCCATCAACCCGTCTGGCTACATTTTCGCAGGGAGTTATGGCAGTGGGGTACATCTTTCAAGCGACGGCGGGGCAAGTTGGACGCAGATAAATACAGGATTGACGAATAGCAATGTTTGGGCTCTTGCCATCAATTCCTCTGGATACATTTTTGCGGGAACAATCTATGGAAATCCCAATGGTATTTATCTTTCAACGAACAGCGGGTCCAACTGGACTGAAGTAAACAACGGATTAACCAGCAAGAATGTTTTGTCATTGGCCATCAATCCCTCAGGATACATTTTTGCGGGAACGGACAGTGGTGGTGTGTATCTTTCCAAGAGCAATGGCGCAAGTTGGACACAGATAGTTAATGGATTGGCGTATGGCAGTGTTTGGTCATTAGCCATCAGTTCCAATGGCTACATTTTTGCCGGAACGGATAGGGGTCGAGTATATCTTTCAACAAACAACGGTGCGAGTTGGACACGAGTAAAAAGTGGTTTGACGAAGAGCGTTGTTCAATCAATAACTATCAATTCTTCCGGCGATGTTTTTGTCGGTACCGATGAAAGCGGAATTTATCGTGCAAGTATCTCGTCTCTCCTGACACTGATACGGCCTGCACCCACGCTTGTCAGTCCAACAGACGGTTCCACCGGAGTATCTACTCACCCGATCCTGAAGTGGAACGTTTCTGGAGGTTCAACAAGTTATGAATTGCAGGTATCCAAGGATTCATTGTTTGCAAGTACTGACTTTGACAGATCAAACCTGACAGCGACTTCACAAGAAGTAACAGGTCTCTTTCAGGGCACAACTTACTACTGGCATGTCCAGGCGAGTGACTCTAACGGATCAAGTGGCTGGTCAAAAATGGCGATCTTCACGACATTTAGTTATCCGGCTTCAATCCAGGTTTCAACTAAATACAATCCTCCAACCACGATGGATTCTTCAAGCTATCAGATCATTGGTCTGCCGGGAATCACGGATATTCCCATTGGCAATCTCATGTCGGGGAAGGAAGGTCCTGACTGGAAAGCTTACTATAACAATGGTGCCAACCAGAACTATTACGTCGAGTATAATGGTACTTCTGCATTCAATTTTGAGCCAGGGCGGGCGTTCTGGATATTAAGCAGAAATTCATTTTCGGTCTCGCAGAATGCTTCCACGGTTTTAATTGATACGGCAGATAGTCATCCCATCAGCATCCACAGCGGTTGGAATCTCATTTCAGATCCATTCGAAAAGAGCGTCAGTTGGTCGTCGGTCCAAGCTATGAACGGAACTAGTCAGCCAATCTACGCTTTCTCGAACGGCTCTTATTCTCAACCGGACACGATGGAACCTTATCAGGGTTATTATTTTTACAATGACACAGCCGGTTCGCAGCTTCGAATACCTTATGTCTATTCATCGTCCGTCGCTGCGGCGTCAAAACCGGCAGACCCAAAGGGGCAGAGTGTTACTTTAGCAATCTGTGAAAGCAACAAGAGCCAGACTTCGATAACAGTCGGCGTAAGATCCTCAACAGCTTTTGATGACGCGAATATGTTCGCTCCACCTGGTGAGTTTCAGAGGGCGAGAATCTGTGTCGTCGATTCAACGATTCCTGCCGGATGGAAAGAACTTGTAAGAGACTATCGGGATACGATCGGCGCGGGTCAGCAGTTTGACTTCTATGTCACAAATAAGACGGGCAAGAGTCTCAATTTGATGCCTAAGATCGGACTCGGACTCAGCCAATATGAAGTTTATCTTATAGACAAAGACCTTCTCAGATCGTACAATCTGAAGGACTCAGAACAGATTTCGATTCCAGCATATAATAAGCTCAAGAACTATTCGATTCTCATCGGCGGCAAGTTGTTTATTGATGCAAAGCTAGCTGCGTTCTTACCTAAGGGATTCATGCTGTATCAGAATTACCCGAACCCGTTCAACCCGGTCACAGTCATTCGATTCGAGGTTCCAAAAGCCGAGCACGTTTTGTTGACGATCTATGATGTGTTAGGCAGAAAAGTGGAGACCCTAGTAGATGGAAATATTTCACCGGGTTATTATGAATTCCCGTTCGACGGAACAAGACTTTCAACTGGTGTTTACTTTTATAGACTATCTGCGGGCTCGTTCAAGCAAGTGAAAAAGATGCTCCTGCTGAAATAG
- a CDS encoding site-specific integrase — translation MAECLNIPTALLQDKRLSLSDIRVYAALSQRADEGHKCSTTRKEIEQMSGVQRVSRHTQNLSRLGHIRIDKAGEGNKNTYILLEGLDEMKPPEKITIKQFQEQFIEYSSGAHTNKTRKTYETAFREFVRVEGDRSMDSFSVREVEHFLSVKKVEASEWTSRKYYIALRSAFEKAAQWNLIKENPFRKAKKPRPPEAIPAFFNEKELRLFVSVIENRDFRELCITAVLTGLRLGELLSLSWKDIDFDSKVILIQNSKAFTTKSKRSRAVPMSDDLCQMLIERKRNLRNEAETVFHDAKGKQLKEGTASQRFKRYVRRAGLNDKLHFHSLRHSFASALVMSGVSLYAVQKLLGHSHSETTEIYSHLSPQQLHKEVNGLAARFRIQREQEN, via the coding sequence ATGGCTGAATGTCTCAACATCCCGACAGCGCTGCTGCAAGATAAACGGCTGTCGCTGAGTGATATTCGCGTTTATGCAGCCCTCTCGCAACGAGCAGACGAAGGGCACAAGTGTTCCACCACTCGCAAAGAAATTGAGCAAATGTCCGGCGTGCAGCGAGTATCCAGACACACTCAGAATCTTTCCCGCTTAGGACACATTCGAATCGACAAAGCAGGAGAAGGGAACAAAAACACTTACATACTCTTGGAAGGATTAGACGAAATGAAACCGCCCGAGAAAATTACGATCAAACAGTTTCAGGAACAGTTCATTGAATATTCTTCAGGTGCTCACACCAATAAGACACGTAAGACCTATGAGACAGCGTTTCGGGAATTTGTTCGAGTTGAAGGTGATCGCAGCATGGACTCATTCAGCGTTAGGGAAGTTGAACATTTTCTCAGCGTCAAAAAGGTGGAAGCATCGGAATGGACTTCACGAAAATACTACATTGCCCTTCGCTCAGCGTTTGAAAAAGCCGCTCAGTGGAATCTTATCAAAGAGAACCCTTTCCGCAAGGCAAAGAAGCCAAGACCACCGGAAGCGATACCGGCATTCTTCAATGAAAAGGAATTAAGGCTGTTCGTCTCTGTCATTGAGAATAGAGACTTTCGGGAGCTTTGCATAACAGCAGTCCTCACAGGTCTCAGGCTCGGGGAGCTGCTTTCCCTTAGCTGGAAGGACATAGATTTTGATTCCAAGGTGATTCTGATTCAGAACAGCAAGGCCTTCACAACCAAAAGTAAACGATCCCGTGCAGTCCCTATGAGTGATGACCTATGTCAAATGTTGATAGAACGTAAACGCAATCTCCGGAATGAAGCCGAAACCGTGTTCCATGATGCAAAAGGAAAGCAGTTGAAAGAAGGGACAGCATCACAGCGGTTCAAACGATACGTCCGGCGTGCCGGTCTCAATGACAAATTGCATTTCCATTCACTTAGGCACTCGTTCGCGTCTGCCCTGGTTATGTCCGGCGTGTCATTGTACGCGGTTCAGAAGCTACTTGGACATTCGCACAGCGAGACAACTGAAATCTATTCTCACTTATCCCCTCAGCAGCTTCACAAAGAAGTAAATGGATTAGCTGCAAGATTCAGAATTCAACGCGAGCAAGAGAATTGA
- a CDS encoding HNH endonuclease signature motif containing protein, translating to MNGRNRKKWYQFLAARDSEFCAWCGKAGSVKTLIIDHIDNNNRNNDPENYQLLCRSCNTKKNPRRKSKPKTESVEISEPLSSKELIKNEKCEPIFRTWIETQALRWRRLELKDAINSGAEVAGISPATAERYLNKMCSSAGKFRVVMVDGVKFVELKDCWNADGCRT from the coding sequence ATGAACGGAAGGAATCGAAAGAAGTGGTATCAATTTCTTGCAGCTCGTGACAGCGAATTCTGCGCTTGGTGTGGCAAGGCCGGTTCTGTCAAGACTCTCATCATTGACCATATTGACAACAACAACAGGAACAATGATCCTGAGAACTACCAGTTACTTTGCCGAAGCTGCAACACTAAGAAGAATCCACGGAGAAAGTCAAAGCCGAAGACTGAAAGCGTGGAAATCAGTGAGCCACTTTCAAGCAAGGAACTGATTAAGAACGAAAAATGCGAACCGATATTCCGAACCTGGATTGAAACACAGGCATTGAGATGGAGACGGTTAGAGTTGAAAGATGCGATAAACTCAGGTGCTGAGGTGGCCGGAATAAGTCCGGCAACTGCTGAACGGTATCTCAACAAAATGTGCAGCAGCGCCGGAAAATTCCGCGTCGTTATGGTTGACGGCGTGAAATTTGTTGAACTCAAAGACTGCTGGAACGCGGATGGATGTCGAACATGA
- a CDS encoding nucleotide-binding protein — MRRTILLGLGLFLITTTLANAQKKYSAAEAGDHVGEYVTVVGKVYQLYESRKGTIFLDIGGKYPNNPFTGVIFAKDAGNFSNIQQYEGKLVEITGKIRTYQGTAEIILNDPDQIKTTK; from the coding sequence ATGAGAAGAACCATCTTACTCGGCCTTGGACTTTTTCTAATAACAACAACACTTGCAAATGCTCAGAAGAAATACTCAGCGGCAGAAGCTGGAGACCACGTCGGAGAATATGTAACAGTAGTCGGGAAGGTTTACCAGCTCTATGAATCTCGCAAGGGCACAATCTTTCTTGACATAGGTGGAAAGTATCCGAACAACCCTTTTACTGGAGTTATCTTCGCAAAAGACGCAGGTAACTTCAGCAACATTCAACAGTACGAAGGAAAGCTTGTCGAGATTACTGGAAAGATTCGGACGTACCAAGGGACGGCGGAGATAATCTTGAATGACCCCGATCAAATTAAGACAACCAAGTAA
- a CDS encoding site-specific integrase, protein MFLSKIGGVYYLFFKDENRARHKLSTRCRKKPDAIEFLRDFKREEYETKKKLETVLFSEFVNQYAAYASSVHTAKTLTTYQTAFREFLRVEGDCLLNTIGIREIEHFLSVKKLEASEWTARKYYIALASAFEKAVQWHFVSANPFRGVSKPKVREILPVFFTESDFRLFLSANKDKDFAELCITALLTGLRLGELLSLRWTDLDFAAKTVLIQNSESFTTKSKRSRVVPMSEELSGMLLERRDNIRSESEFVFSDRYGRKLKASTIEHRFKHCVRRARLNDNLHFHSLRHSFASALVMSGVSLYAVQKLLGHSQSKTTEIYSHLLPQQLHSEINKGLHGFGILEGASDRGEPDRKATNPSN, encoded by the coding sequence ATGTTCCTCTCAAAGATCGGCGGGGTTTATTACCTTTTCTTCAAGGACGAAAACAGGGCGCGGCACAAGTTATCTACCAGGTGCCGGAAGAAGCCGGATGCAATTGAATTCCTTCGAGACTTCAAGCGTGAAGAATATGAGACAAAGAAAAAGCTGGAGACGGTTCTGTTCTCCGAGTTCGTGAACCAGTATGCTGCCTATGCTTCGAGCGTCCACACAGCAAAGACTCTCACGACCTACCAGACCGCATTTCGGGAGTTCCTAAGAGTTGAAGGTGATTGTCTTCTGAACACAATTGGAATTCGAGAGATTGAACATTTTCTCAGCGTCAAGAAGCTGGAAGCTTCCGAGTGGACGGCGAGGAAATACTACATTGCCCTTGCCTCAGCGTTCGAGAAGGCTGTTCAGTGGCATTTCGTCTCAGCAAATCCCTTCCGGGGAGTCTCAAAGCCAAAGGTGAGGGAAATTCTTCCTGTGTTCTTCACGGAATCCGATTTCAGGCTGTTCCTCTCAGCCAACAAGGACAAGGACTTTGCTGAGTTGTGCATCACAGCACTTCTCACGGGTCTCAGACTTGGTGAGCTGCTTTCCCTTCGCTGGACTGATTTAGATTTTGCAGCCAAAACCGTCCTTATTCAAAACAGCGAGTCGTTTACAACGAAGAGCAAGCGTTCTCGTGTTGTGCCTATGAGCGAAGAACTTTCAGGGATGCTGTTGGAACGGAGGGACAACATTCGTTCGGAATCTGAGTTTGTGTTCTCGGATCGTTATGGTAGGAAACTCAAAGCAAGCACAATCGAGCACAGGTTCAAACACTGCGTGCGGCGTGCTAGACTCAATGACAACCTGCATTTTCATTCCCTTCGACACTCGTTTGCTTCTGCCCTGGTTATGTCCGGTGTGTCGCTTTACGCGGTTCAGAAGCTACTTGGACATTCACAGAGCAAGACAACCGAAATTTACTCTCACCTTCTTCCTCAGCAGCTGCATTCGGAAATCAACAAGGGACTGCACGGGTTCGGCATTTTGGAGGGAGCTTCTGATCGGGGAGAACCTGATCGGAAGGCGACAAATCCATCGAATTGA